GTTGCAGTAAGTGCTGTAGCATCAGCACTTATAACTTTAGCAATACCTAAATCTAAAAGCTTAACTGTAGAACTACCGTCTTTAGCCTTACCTATCATTATATTATCAGGCTTTAAGTCACGGTGGATTATTCCCATTGAATGGGCTACAGATAAGGCTTCTCCAATTGGAGTTAAGATTTCTACTGCTTCTTTAGGCGAAAATCGACGGCGTTTTTTTAGTTCGTCACTTAAAGTTTTGCCATCAATATACTCTAGCACCATATAAAACATACCGTCAGCAGTAGTGCGTAAGTCGTGAACTGCAACAACATTAGGATGACTAAATTGGCGAGCCGTTTTTCCTTCTCTCAAAAAGCGTCTTTGGTAATCAGCCGTTTTGCTAATTGAACTAGGCATTATCTTTATGGCTACTTGATCGCCTAATAGAGTATGACGAGCAAGAAAAACTGCTCCCATACCGCCTTGACCTAATAGTTTTTCAATAAAATATTGTCCATCTAAAGTTGTATTAACTAAAGCAGTTAAGTCCTCTTCTAATATTTCGCTATCATCAGGACAGATGCTTAAGGTTTTTTCATATTGCTTTTTACAAATAGGACAAATTTTCATGATGGCTTAAATTAAAAAATTGTTTTCATAATTTTATGAATTTGCTGATATTTCGGCTTTTTAAAAATAAGTCTGTATTTTATCACTGCAAAGCTTTTAACGCACAGTTATAGCCGCTAAATTTGCTCTAGCCAACAAGCCACAAAAAGCACTGGAAAAAGAAATGTACAAAGTATAACCTATGCACACTAAAGAAAAATGCTTATATCTTAATTTTTATAAACTTAGGACTAATTAATATATGCTAGAAACATCTCTTAGTGCTTTTTTAGGAATACTTTATATTGCTGTGGGTGCTGTTACAGTTTGGTTAATTTTTCATGCTTCTAGTCGGCTAAAAGATAAAGGAGCTAGTGCAAAGCTTGTTAAAGGTCATCGTATTGGGGGTTATATCTTTATATTTCTTTTTTGTGTAATGACTTATTACATGGTTTTAAAAATTAAAGATACTCCAGATGAACTAGCACTACGTCCAATGCTTCATATGCTAATAGCTATGCTATTGATACCATTGATATTTATTAAAGTTTTAGTAGCTCGCTATTATAAAACTTATTACTCTGTACTAATGCCGCTAGGACTAATAATTTTTACACTCTCATTTGTTATTATAACAATGACGGTTGGCCCATATTTACTACGTCGAGCTACCATAAAGGAAGTTGCATTAGAATCAATAAATTTAGGTAAAAAGACCATAGATTTAGAAGCTGCACAAAGTTTAACCCAAAATAAATGTGCTAAATGTCATGGGCTAGACCGTGTGGTTGGGGTTCAAAAAGATGCTAGAGGCTGGCTTGCAACTGTTAATCGGATGAGAGCTTTGCCCGGTTCAGGAATTAATGAACCTGAGGTAGCCACAATAGTTTCTTACCTTGTATCACAAAATCCACAAGTAGATGATAAAGGGCAAATGACTGAACAAGGAACAATGGATGCTGGAAAATCCTTAGTTGATACACGTTGCAATAAATGTCATGACCTGGATCGCACTTATTCAGCTAAGAAAAGTGTTGAAGAATGGCGGACAACCGTTGTAAGAATGATTACTTATGCTCAAGGAAATGGACTATTTAAGCCTGGGGATGATGAAGCAATTATTAAATTTCTTGGCACTACACAAACACCAGAAGCAGTAGCAAGCAGATCTGAAAAAGTTAAAGAAGTTGCTAGTAGTGGACAAAGCTTGCTTGGAGATGTAAAAGCTCCTGAAGTTTCTTTACCACCTTCTCCATTTAGTCCAAGTGCTTTTTTAATTATGCTTATAGCAGCAGTAGTTTTAGGAATTATGATGTTTTATAGACCTGGTAATTTACCTCTAGGAATTGCTCTTGCAGCGGCCTCTCCTGCTATAGTAACTAGTCCAAGTCCAGAAACTTCTTTTGCACCAACAAGTAAAAGTCCTGTAAAAGGGCCTCAACCCGCTACACCTGAACCAAAAAAGGCTGCTTTACTCTTACAACTTGCACGAATTGATGAGCAAACACATGATGCTAAAACCTTAAGGTTTTTACTACCCCCAGGAGAAGTTTTTGCTGCTCGTCCAGGACAATTTCTTACTTTTCAATGGATGATTGATGGTAAAAAAGTAGTACGTTCTTATACTATTTGTAGCTCACCTACTCAAACCGGGTATATAGAAATTACTCCAAAACGGGTAGATGATGGTTATGCCTCAGTGTTCCTTCATGAAAAGGCTGCAATAGGTTTAACTGTTGAAGCTAAAGGGCCTTCAGGTCAATTTTATTTTGATGAAAATAAACATAGAAGAATTGTTTTAATTGCTGCTGGTAGTGGTATTACTCCAATGGTTTCTATTTTGCGCTACTTAGATGATCGTTGCTTAAATATCGACTCTACTTTAATTTATGGGGTTAGAACTAGCAAAGATGTAATTTTTGAAAAAGAATTAATAAGGCTAAAAGAAAGTTTAACTAATTTTAATTACTTAGTTAGCCTAACTAAACCTGATACAAATTGGCAAGGCCCGACAGGACGAATTAACCGTGCTTTGATAGAAAAAAATGTAAAAGATGTTTCAACCTCAACTTTCTTTATCTGTGGCCCAAGACAATTTATGGATGAAATTAGCAAAATACTGCAAGGTATTGGTGCTAGCCCAGATCAAATAAAAATGGAAAGCTTTGGAGGTCGTCCACTTCTTTCATCGTCTGATAAAAATGAAAAAGTTACTGAAGAACCAGCTAAAGAAACTACAAAACTTGTAGAAAAACCTATTACAAAAACAACAGCTTCTATTACAAAACCTTTAATTGTGTCTGATAATAGCGTAGAATTTGCCCGATCTCGTAAAAACTGTATTATTCCACCTGAGAAAACCTTATTAGAAGTTGCAGAAATTAACAGCGTGACAATACCTTTTAGTTGTCGTCAAGGTCAGTGTGGAACTTGTACAACTAGGTTACTTGAAGGTGAAGTAACTATGGAAGTAGAAGATGGTTTAGATCCAGAACTTAAGGAAGAAGGCTATATTTTGACTTGTGTTGGTTATGCTAAAGGTAAAGTCAAACTAGATGCTTAAATAAATTAAGTAAAATACTTAGATTAGTAAGATCAGTTTTTAGGAAAAGAGGGATTTATTTATAATGGATCAAGTCTTTATCTAACAATTGTTTATCTATGCAAGCTAACCAACAAAAATTTAGCGGTACAAAACGCTTTGTCATTCAACATCGGCTAGGGGCTGGTGGGTTTGGTGAAGTGTATCAAGTTTATGATAAAGAACGAGATACAGTTGTTGCGCTAAAAACTTTACGTAATACAGAGCCAGAAGCACTTTATAGATTTAAGCAAGAATTTCGTACTATTGCTGATATTGTTCACCCAAATTTAGTTACTTTATATGAGCTTTTATCTGATGGTGAACAATGGTTTTTTACTATGGAACTGGTTAAAGGTGTAGAGTTTATTGACTATGTAAGTTTAGGTAAAACAGAAGATCAATTAGTAAACTTTAGTCGATTAAAAAAAGCTTTAACCCAACTATCATCAGGTATTTACACTTTACATAGCAAAGGCAAGCTACATTGTGATCTTAAGCCTTCTAATGTTTTAGTTACAGATGCAGGCCGAGTAACTATTTTAGATTTTGGGCTAATAACAGAATTATCAAAAAGACCCTTTGGAACTACTCTAAGTTATGGTACACCAGAATATTTAGCACCAGAAATTGCACTAGGTGAAGCAGCTAGCGAGGCTAGCGACTGGTATAGTTTGGGGGTAATGTGTTATGAGGCTTTAACAGGAGCTTTGCCTTTTGACAACACTTTTGGGGATGTATTAACTGAAAAACAGCTTTATGATCCACCACCACCTTCATCTTTAATTGATAATGTTCCAAAGGATTTAGATGCTCTTTGTCACGCGTTACTACGACGTGATCCTAGTAAACGTCCAAAGGGTGAAACTATTTTAGCAACTTTAGGAACTAACCATTCTAAAGCTTTATCCGTAGCCACATCAAATCCCACACAAAATTTTTTAGTTGGTCGTGAAGAACATTTAGGAAAATTAAAAAATTCTTTTGAGCTATTAAAAGAGGGAAATACAGTAATTAACTATGTAGAAGGTTTATCAGGAATGGGAAAAAGTATTTTGATTCGCCATTTTCTTGATGCAGTAGTTATAACAGAACCTAACACATTAGTTTTAACCGGACGCTGTTATGAACAAGAGTTTGTTCCTTATAAAGCCTTTGACAGTGTTATTGATAATTTAACTCAGCACTTAAAAACCCTTTTACCAGAAGATTTAATTACCTTGATACCAAATAATGCTTTAGCTTTGGCTAGGCTTTTTCCAGTTCTTTACCAAATAGAAGGAATTGCTGTTAGAAAATCAAAAGCTACTATTCCTGATTCTCAAGAACTGCGAAGACGAGCTTTTGCTGCACTTAGACAGCTTTTTCAAGAATTAGCAAATAGATATTTAGTTGTACTTTCTATTGATGACCTGCAATGGGGTGATTTAGACAGTATTTCTTTGCTAAATGAATTATTGAGTCCACCAAATGCACCTAAAATGCTACTGATTTTTAGCTATCGTAGCGATGAAATAGAATCCAGCCCTTTTTTGAAAACGTTATTTTCTTCACCTGTAATTAATAGTCTTAATGTAGAAAAGATTATTGTTGGTGAGCTATCAGATAATGATGCTAGACGACTTGTTCTTGGGCTATTTGATAAGCAAAAAGTTTCTGCTAGACGTGTAGAAATGATTATCCGAGAAGCTAATGGTAATCCTTTTTTTATCAATGAATTAGTTTATTATTCGCAGCAAACTTACCAGGAAAAGCTAGATAATTTAGTCAGCCAAAATATAGAAACTACCCCTGTAATAGAAACTAATCGTTTATCTAGCCAAACAGATGAGCTTCAAGATTCATTGGAAGATTTATCTATAGTGACTACAAGGCTGGAAGATGTTATTTATTATCGAATTTCTCAACTACCTATAGCTGCACAACGATTAATGGAAGTAATTGCTGTTGCAGGCCAACCTATCGCCCGTCTAGTTGCTAAGCGTGCTGCTGATTTAGATAGAGAAGAACCCGCCGCAGTAGCCTTACTTAGAACTAATCATTTAATTCGTGTTAGGGGTTCAAAGGAATTAGATAAAATAGAGGTTTACCATGATCGTATTCGTGAAACTCTTATTAATAAACTAACTAAAAGTAAATTAAAAGATTATCATAGTAAATTAGCTTTAGTGTTAGAGCCTATAGAAAATATTGACACAGAAGTATTACTAGTACATTTTCAGGGTGCTGGAGATACTCAAAAAGCTATTAAATATGCTAGTTTAGCTGCTGATCAAGCTATGGATGGTTTAGCTTTTGACCATGCAGCTAAACTTTATAAACTTATTATTGAACTACAACCAACAGAGTCAAAAATTGGAGAACTAGAAGAAAAACTAGCTCTAGCTCTGACCAATGCAGGACGAACTATTGAAGCGGCACAAGCTTATCTTTTAGCTGCTGGTGAAGTAAAAGAACGCTTAAAAATATTAAAACTTAAACAATCTGCTGCTGAACAACTTTTAAGAGGCGGACATGTTGAGGAAGGTTTATCGGTTTTAGGAGACGTTTTAGCTCAAACAGGGATGTATTTGCCTCAGAAAACATGGCAATCACTTGTTTGGCTATTGTTTGGGCAGTTGCAATTATGGTGGCGAGGAATAAAATTTAAGGAAAGAAATATTTCAGAAATTGCTCCAGAAGAAATAGTAAAAATAGATATCTGTTGGTCAGCCGCTACAGGTTTAACAATGGTTGATGCAATACGAGGGACAGATTTTCAAGTTCGCCATTTAAATTATGCTCTAAAAGTGGGTGAACCTTATCGTTTAGCTCGTGCTTTTGCTTGGGAAATAACTTTTGCATCTACTAACCCTAGAGAAACAAAACGTTTACAGACATTTTCAAAATTAGCAGAAAATTTAGTTAATAAAATTGATAATCCACATGCTCAAGGATTGTATTTGCTTATGTCGGGGATGGCAAACTTTTTCCAAGGAAAATGGGCAAAAGCTTATGAACTTACTAAAAAGGCTGGAAAAATTTTAAGGGAACGTTGTACGGCGGTTAATTGGGAAATTTATACAGCAGAAGTTTTTTTATTTAGAACTCTTTTCCAATTAGGAGAACTAGCAGAAATCCTAGAGCGAGTTAATTTAATTGTTAAAGAAGCTCAAAGTTGTGGCGATCTTTATGCTGAAACTAGTTTAAGAACTCGTGCTAGTTATCTTTATTATTTAATTTTAGATAAACCAGAAGAAGCCTCTAATGAATTAACAGAAGCAATGGAAAAATGGTCACAAACAGGTTTTCATGCTCAACATTATTATTCTTTTGTTGCTTATTGTGAAATTGCTCTTTACTGTGGCGATGGGGAAAAGGCTTGGGAACTTATAAAGGAAAATTGGGCTAAACTAAAACACTCTTTAATGATGAGAGTACAATTTATTTTAATAGAAGCCTGCTATCTTTTTACACGAGTTATTATTAGTCTTGCCTTAAAAACAGATAAAAAAGAATATTTTTTATCCAAAGCACTTAAATTTATTAAAAGACTAGAAAAAGAGAAAATTAGCTATAGTCAAGCTTATAGTTTAATAGGTCGTGCTGCTTTAGCTAGTTTTACGACTGATAACGATTCTGTAATAACTTATCTTGCTGAAGCAGAAAATAAATTTGCAGAATCTAAAATGCTACTACATGTTGCTACAACTCAATATGTTAGAGGTAAATTAACTGGTTTAGAAGGAGCAGAATTGATTTCTAAAGCAGAGCAGACTATGAAAGAGCAAAAAATAGAAAATATTAATGCTTTTGTACAAATGATGTTACCTGGAAAATGGAAAAAATAAGTTAATTACTTAAAGTTTTTTGGAGTGTGTTACAAAATAGTTGATAAGGTTTTTATTAGGCTGTTTGTAAAGTAACCAAGCATATTTCTAAGATAGCCAAATGACATAGCCAGCTTTATTGAAACACGTCTCCACTAAGCTTTAGTTTAATAAATATAGATCTTCAATATTTATTTGTGGTTTTTGTGAGTTATTCCATTCATTTATTTCTAACTTTCCTAATAGAGCGACATTTCTTCCTACACGTAACTGATCATAAAGATCTGAATGGTGCCACCAAATAGCTTCTAATGAAGGGCCTTTACCCGCAATCCTTAAACGAAGATGTTTATTACCAATAACTCTAGTTTCAATTAAACGGCCTTTTACAATAAAAGACGGACGAGGGTTTTCTATTCCGTGAGGTTCAAGCAAGGCTAGAGTTTTAATTAAATCTAAATTTACCTCCATTGGAGATAACTCACCTTCATAAGTTCTTGTATGTATTAAGTCATCCTGAGATAAAACTTTAGCTGCATGAGCATTAATGCGCTCGCGTAGTTCTGTAAGCTTATTAGCTGGCAGAGAAAAGCCAGCCGCAGCACTATGACCACCATATTTAAGCAATAAATTATCAGCTACAGCTTCTAAGGCTTTTACAATGTTAAAACTTTTAATGCTACGAGCAGAGCCATGAGCAATGCCATCACGAATTGAGCAAACCAAAGTTGGGCGACCATAGCGGTCTACTATTTTAGCTGCCGCAATTCCTACAACTCCTTGATGCCAACCATCATCATGTTCCCCACCTAAAACATAGACCAGATCTTCATAGTCTTCTTGTTCTATTTTTTTTAAGATTTTTTCTACTAACCACTGTTGAACCGCTTGACGTTGATGATTTAAGTCATCTATTTTTGTAGCCATTTGCCAGGCATCTTCTTTGCTAATAGCATCTATTAAACTAACTACTTGTAGGGTGCTGCCATCCATACGACCAGCCGCATTAATACGTGGGCCTAACTTAAAACCAAGGTCATAGCTGGTAATTTTATGATTATGTAGCCCAGAAATACCTAAGAGTGCATCTAAGCCTTTGTTTGTTGAACCAGTGTTAAGACCACGTAGCCCAGCTTGGACAATTGCTCGATTAGAATAACTACTAAGCGGAACCATATCAGAAATAGTGCCAATAGCTACTAATTTACAAAGAGATTGAAGAATAGCTTCCTGATTTTTATGTTCCTTAAGTAAAACTCTAGCTAATTGAAGTGAAATACCGCAAGCGGCTAAGTCTTTTTCTGGATAAGGACAGCCTGCTTGTTTTGGACATAAAACAATAGCGTCTTGAGGCGCGTTGCTACCTAAAATTGTATGGTGGTCAATGCAAATGCCTGTAATCCCCTTTGATTTAGCTAACTCCCATTCTTTATGTGCTGTAATTCCAATATCTACAGAGATTAAAATTTTAATTCCATCTGCTTCTGCTTGTTCAACAATGCCAGGGTTTAATCCATAACCGTCACGTTCTCGGTCAGGAACATGATAAGAAATATTTTTCCCACTAGAAGGATTAAGCAACCGAAATGTTTGTAGTAAAGTGATTAAGCCTGTTGTGCCATCACAATCATAATCGCCAACAATTCTAATAGGAGTACCTTTTTGAAGTGCTGAAAACAAAGTATGTTGTGCTTCATCCATATTTAACATTCCAAGCGGGTCAGGAATGTTATTAAGTGAGGCAGAAATAAAGTTTTGAGCTTTGGAGAAATCTTCTAACCCGCGCCAAACCAATGCACGGGCAACTATAGGGTTTATATGTAGTTTAGAGCTTAATGATTTGACTTTTTCTTCATCCACATTAGCCAATTGCCATTGGCAATTAGTAATGGAAGATCCAGTAAATTCTATTATGTTTTGCATACGGCCAATTCTAACGGAAAAATTTTGTTAAGGATAGTTGCAGTTGCTTACCAAACTTTGCTGGTATCCAATAAATTATTGAAACACCAAGTCCTGTTTCTAGCCTATCTTAAAACATAAACCCTATAGTTTCTACGCTTTAATAAGTTCGTCTAAGCAGCATTAATGTAAGGTCATCAGTCAATGGTTTACCTGCTTGAAAAGAGTTGAGGTCTTTGATAATAAAATTAATTATTTTATCTAAAGACTCTAAACTATGATTAAAAAGAAGGTTAGTAAGTCTGTCTTTACCAAAATCATCTCCAAAATTATTTTCAGCTTCAGTTAAACCATCAGTAAAAAGTAACAGCGTATCATTAGGGTTTAATTGAAATTTTGTAGATGAAAATTCTTCATCGCAAAACATTCCAACTGGAAGACCTGTAGCTTGTATGTCAATTAATTTGTCTGATTGTATTAATAATGGTGGTAAGTGGCCTGCATTACATATTTCTACTTCACTTGTGTTAGAAACTTTTCCACAAACAAGCGTTGCAAAGTGCATTGGCATTGTGCTTTCACAAAATATGCTGCTAACACGTTCTACCATTTGAACTAAAGGGAGATTTAAGGAAATAAAAGAGCGAAACATAGCATGTAACTGAGTCATTAACATTGAAGCCGCTACACCTTTTCCAGATACATCGCCTAGAATAAAGTAAAAATCTTTGTTATCAATACTTATTAAATCGCAATAATCCCCACTTACTAAGCTTAGAGGTTGGTATTTATAAGAAAAACTCCAACCGTTTAAGTTAAGATTTTCTTTTGGAAGCAGGCTTTTTTGGACAAGGGAAGCCATTTCTAAATCTCTTTGAAGCTCTCGTTGTTGTGTGATTGTAAGATCATCTAGGCAAAATTTAGTTAGTGGATTTGCCATTAACCTTTCAGGCTCTATTTCACCTTTGCAGATTTCACAAAGTCCAAAATCACCAGTTTTAACTCTTGCTAAAGCTGTATCAACTTCATGAAGAAGCCTTTTTAATTCAGGATTTTCTCCTATATCAGCTATTGCATGTTTAAGTTTAGTTTGACGTTCAAATAATTGATTTTGAATAATTGAATCTACTACAGTAACCATTTTTTCCTACTTTAACTTATTTTTGATAGGTGAAATATAAGCATATTGTTTAGTGTTGTCAATCGTGTTGATAGGTTTCTCTAAAGCCTTTTGATTAGTGTAGCCTTGATAAGAAAATTTTTTTGTATTTTTATCTTTGTAATATTCTAAATTACTTAAGCTATCTTCTTGAATTTTAAATTGTTGCTTAATTTATCGTTAGCTTTTTTACAAACGCAATAGTTTCATTGTATATTTATTATTAATCCAAACAAATATTAAAGTAGGTATAGGAATTATATGAAAAAAGAAAGACGCTTAGGTTTTAGTTTGTTAGAAAATATAGGAAAATCACTAGTTTTAATAATAATTTTAGCTATGTTAATGTTACCTGCTTCAATATGTTTGGATAATATTAAACAGTCTTTTAAGTTAATAGGGAAAAGCGTTCAAGCTCAATCAATAAATCTAACACCCATTATAAAAAAACTTAGTACAAATGTAGCTAAAGCTGAAGGAGGCCAAAAGGTTGTTATTAGTGGGAAAAATTTTTCTCCTGATACACAATTGATTTTAGGCAGCGAGAAGATTGATAGTACTGTAAAAAATGAGAGCAGAATTGAGTTTCAAGTTCCACCTCGAAATATTTCTGGTGCGTTGACACTTTCAGTTATTAACAAAAATGGTATTGCACAGTGCCAATTTAATCTTATACCTAAAGATTTTTCAGAGCTAAAGAATGGTGAAATCACTACTTTTTTAGGTGGGGCAGTTTACTTTGGAGATGGTTTGTCTGCTTTAAGTGATAAAGTTTTAATTAACCCATCTGATGTTACAATAGATGATAAAGGTAATATATTTTTTCCTGATACTTTTAACCATAGAGTTAGAAGAATAGATGCTCTAACAGGCATAATTACTACTGTTGCTGGAAATGGCAATGTTGGTTTTAGTGGCGATGGTAGTTTGGCTATAACTGCTAGTCTAAATTCTCCAAGTAAAGTAATTGTAGATAAAGATGGAAATCTTTTTATTTCTGATGAAGCTAATAATCGTGTCCGAAAAGTTGACACAAATAATATTATTACTACTATAGCTGGTAATGGTAATAGTGACTTTATTGACCCTTTGCAAGATAATGTGCTTGCTGTAAACGCTTCTGTTCCTTCTCCAAAGGGCTTGGCTCTGGATAGTAAAGGAAACCTTTTTATTATAAATCGCCAAATAATTTCTAAAGTAGATCCTATTACTCAAATAATTACCACAGTTGCAGGTAGTAAGGATACTTTAGGATGGTCTGGGGACAACGGCCCAGCTAATCAAGCCCTCTTTGATTTCCCAAAACAAATAATAGTAGATGCACAGGATAATTTTATTATTTCTGACAGGGGTAGCAGTAGAATCCGCAGAATAGATTCTGCTACGGGTATTATTACTAGCATTGTTGGCGGTGAAATGACGGATAATGATGAAGTGCCTACGTCAATGGCTGGACTAATCTCGCCTAATGGTATAGCCCTAGACGATAAAGGGAATTTATTTATTGTTGAAGAATTTGGTTATAGGAGTCGTAAAGCTGATTTTTCTACTAGCACAATTACCATAATTGCAGGTAATGGAAAAAGTGATTTTGCTGGTGATGGAGCATTGGCTATTAATGCAAGTTTTAGACGGCCTTTAGGCGTAGCAATAGATAAAAATGGAAATTTGCTTATTGCTGATCCTACTAGCAAAAGATTACGTAAAGTGGATTTAGAGACAAACTTAATTTCTACAATTGCTGGTAATGAGCAACTTGAATTTGTTAAGGCAGGGGATCCTCTTTCTTCTGCTTCTTTACTTTTTCCTTCAGGATTGGCTATAGATACGGAAAACAATATATTTTTTTCTGATAAAAGCAATCGTGTAGGCAAATTAGACATTAAAACTAAAACTATAAGTATTATAGCAGGTACTGGAGTTACAGGTTTTAGCGGTGATGGAGAAATTGCTACAAATGCTAAATTATCTGATTCCATCAAAATAGCACTAGATAAAGAAAATCAAGTTTTTGTTATTGATAGATTAAATAATCGAATCCGCAAAATTACTAGCTCTTCTAACATTATTACTACTATAGCTGGTAGTGGTAGAGACGGTTTTGTTAATGATGGGGTGGAAGCTACAAATAGTAGACTTGGTTTTCCTTCTGGCATATCAATAGATAACCAAGGTAATTTGTTTATTGCTGACACCATTAATAATAAAGTTCGTAAGGTTGATGCCAGTAAAATTATATCAACGGTTGCAGGTAACGGTACTTCAAATTTTACTGGAGATGAAATCCTTGCTATAGCTTCAAGTCTTAATAGGCCAATTTCCGTTGTTATAGATAATAGCGGGAATTTGCTTATTGCTGACACTTTGAATAATAGAATACGTAAGGTAAATGCTTCCAGGGTGATTACTACAATTGCAGGGGGAGGTCAAATTTCTGATATTGGAGATGGAAGTTTAGCTATAAGAGCTTCTTTAAGCAGACCCACATCAATGGTAGTTGATAAAAATGGAGATATATATTTTTCTGATTCGGGTAATAATCGTATTCGTAAAATAGATAGCATTACAGGCATTATTACTAGTGTTGTTGGTAATGGAGAAGTTGGTTTAAGTGGAGATGGTGCTTTAGCAAAAGATGCTAAACTAAATATACCAGAGGACTTAGCTATTG
The sequence above is drawn from the Blastocatellia bacterium genome and encodes:
- a CDS encoding protein kinase, whose protein sequence is MQANQQKFSGTKRFVIQHRLGAGGFGEVYQVYDKERDTVVALKTLRNTEPEALYRFKQEFRTIADIVHPNLVTLYELLSDGEQWFFTMELVKGVEFIDYVSLGKTEDQLVNFSRLKKALTQLSSGIYTLHSKGKLHCDLKPSNVLVTDAGRVTILDFGLITELSKRPFGTTLSYGTPEYLAPEIALGEAASEASDWYSLGVMCYEALTGALPFDNTFGDVLTEKQLYDPPPPSSLIDNVPKDLDALCHALLRRDPSKRPKGETILATLGTNHSKALSVATSNPTQNFLVGREEHLGKLKNSFELLKEGNTVINYVEGLSGMGKSILIRHFLDAVVITEPNTLVLTGRCYEQEFVPYKAFDSVIDNLTQHLKTLLPEDLITLIPNNALALARLFPVLYQIEGIAVRKSKATIPDSQELRRRAFAALRQLFQELANRYLVVLSIDDLQWGDLDSISLLNELLSPPNAPKMLLIFSYRSDEIESSPFLKTLFSSPVINSLNVEKIIVGELSDNDARRLVLGLFDKQKVSARRVEMIIREANGNPFFINELVYYSQQTYQEKLDNLVSQNIETTPVIETNRLSSQTDELQDSLEDLSIVTTRLEDVIYYRISQLPIAAQRLMEVIAVAGQPIARLVAKRAADLDREEPAAVALLRTNHLIRVRGSKELDKIEVYHDRIRETLINKLTKSKLKDYHSKLALVLEPIENIDTEVLLVHFQGAGDTQKAIKYASLAADQAMDGLAFDHAAKLYKLIIELQPTESKIGELEEKLALALTNAGRTIEAAQAYLLAAGEVKERLKILKLKQSAAEQLLRGGHVEEGLSVLGDVLAQTGMYLPQKTWQSLVWLLFGQLQLWWRGIKFKERNISEIAPEEIVKIDICWSAATGLTMVDAIRGTDFQVRHLNYALKVGEPYRLARAFAWEITFASTNPRETKRLQTFSKLAENLVNKIDNPHAQGLYLLMSGMANFFQGKWAKAYELTKKAGKILRERCTAVNWEIYTAEVFLFRTLFQLGELAEILERVNLIVKEAQSCGDLYAETSLRTRASYLYYLILDKPEEASNELTEAMEKWSQTGFHAQHYYSFVAYCEIALYCGDGEKAWELIKENWAKLKHSLMMRVQFILIEACYLFTRVIISLALKTDKKEYFLSKALKFIKRLEKEKISYSQAYSLIGRAALASFTTDNDSVITYLAEAENKFAESKMLLHVATTQYVRGKLTGLEGAELISKAEQTMKEQKIENINAFVQMMLPGKWKK
- a CDS encoding photosystem P840 reaction-center cytochrome c-551 is translated as MLETSLSAFLGILYIAVGAVTVWLIFHASSRLKDKGASAKLVKGHRIGGYIFIFLFCVMTYYMVLKIKDTPDELALRPMLHMLIAMLLIPLIFIKVLVARYYKTYYSVLMPLGLIIFTLSFVIITMTVGPYLLRRATIKEVALESINLGKKTIDLEAAQSLTQNKCAKCHGLDRVVGVQKDARGWLATVNRMRALPGSGINEPEVATIVSYLVSQNPQVDDKGQMTEQGTMDAGKSLVDTRCNKCHDLDRTYSAKKSVEEWRTTVVRMITYAQGNGLFKPGDDEAIIKFLGTTQTPEAVASRSEKVKEVASSGQSLLGDVKAPEVSLPPSPFSPSAFLIMLIAAVVLGIMMFYRPGNLPLGIALAAASPAIVTSPSPETSFAPTSKSPVKGPQPATPEPKKAALLLQLARIDEQTHDAKTLRFLLPPGEVFAARPGQFLTFQWMIDGKKVVRSYTICSSPTQTGYIEITPKRVDDGYASVFLHEKAAIGLTVEAKGPSGQFYFDENKHRRIVLIAAGSGITPMVSILRYLDDRCLNIDSTLIYGVRTSKDVIFEKELIRLKESLTNFNYLVSLTKPDTNWQGPTGRINRALIEKNVKDVSTSTFFICGPRQFMDEISKILQGIGASPDQIKMESFGGRPLLSSSDKNEKVTEEPAKETTKLVEKPITKTTASITKPLIVSDNSVEFARSRKNCIIPPEKTLLEVAEINSVTIPFSCRQGQCGTCTTRLLEGEVTMEVEDGLDPELKEEGYILTCVGYAKGKVKLDA
- the recJ gene encoding single-stranded-DNA-specific exonuclease RecJ produces the protein MQNIIEFTGSSITNCQWQLANVDEEKVKSLSSKLHINPIVARALVWRGLEDFSKAQNFISASLNNIPDPLGMLNMDEAQHTLFSALQKGTPIRIVGDYDCDGTTGLITLLQTFRLLNPSSGKNISYHVPDRERDGYGLNPGIVEQAEADGIKILISVDIGITAHKEWELAKSKGITGICIDHHTILGSNAPQDAIVLCPKQAGCPYPEKDLAACGISLQLARVLLKEHKNQEAILQSLCKLVAIGTISDMVPLSSYSNRAIVQAGLRGLNTGSTNKGLDALLGISGLHNHKITSYDLGFKLGPRINAAGRMDGSTLQVVSLIDAISKEDAWQMATKIDDLNHQRQAVQQWLVEKILKKIEQEDYEDLVYVLGGEHDDGWHQGVVGIAAAKIVDRYGRPTLVCSIRDGIAHGSARSIKSFNIVKALEAVADNLLLKYGGHSAAAGFSLPANKLTELRERINAHAAKVLSQDDLIHTRTYEGELSPMEVNLDLIKTLALLEPHGIENPRPSFIVKGRLIETRVIGNKHLRLRIAGKGPSLEAIWWHHSDLYDQLRVGRNVALLGKLEINEWNNSQKPQINIEDLYLLN
- a CDS encoding SpoIIE family protein phosphatase, giving the protein MVTVVDSIIQNQLFERQTKLKHAIADIGENPELKRLLHEVDTALARVKTGDFGLCEICKGEIEPERLMANPLTKFCLDDLTITQQRELQRDLEMASLVQKSLLPKENLNLNGWSFSYKYQPLSLVSGDYCDLISIDNKDFYFILGDVSGKGVAASMLMTQLHAMFRSFISLNLPLVQMVERVSSIFCESTMPMHFATLVCGKVSNTSEVEICNAGHLPPLLIQSDKLIDIQATGLPVGMFCDEEFSSTKFQLNPNDTLLLFTDGLTEAENNFGDDFGKDRLTNLLFNHSLESLDKIINFIIKDLNSFQAGKPLTDDLTLMLLRRTY